A single genomic interval of Nostoc commune NIES-4072 harbors:
- the pyrE gene encoding orotate phosphoribosyltransferase — translation MTYPTETFTHSDIWATTADLTILRHKLLDLFCQLAYQEGDFLLSSGLRSSYYVNKTQVTLHPQGALAVGRLLFPLLPVDTQAVGGLTMGADPIVTAVSIVSVYENRPIPALIIRKEAKGYGTRAYIEGPNLPEGAKVVVLEDVVTTGQSALKAVERLKDAGYTVNQIISLVDRQQGGGELYQSAGLKFETLFSIQEVQERYQQLAK, via the coding sequence ATGACGTATCCTACTGAAACTTTTACCCACTCAGATATTTGGGCAACTACTGCTGATTTAACTATTTTGCGCCACAAGCTACTAGATTTATTTTGCCAACTTGCTTATCAAGAAGGTGATTTTTTGCTCTCTTCTGGTCTGCGTAGTTCTTATTATGTCAACAAGACACAAGTAACACTCCATCCTCAAGGCGCTTTGGCAGTCGGACGTTTACTGTTTCCTTTGCTACCTGTAGATACACAAGCTGTAGGTGGTTTAACAATGGGGGCTGATCCAATTGTGACAGCAGTTAGTATAGTTTCTGTTTATGAAAACCGACCCATACCAGCGCTAATTATTCGCAAGGAAGCCAAGGGTTATGGAACGAGAGCTTATATAGAAGGCCCCAATTTACCAGAAGGTGCAAAAGTAGTAGTCTTGGAAGATGTGGTGACAACCGGGCAATCTGCTTTAAAAGCAGTTGAGCGTCTTAAAGATGCAGGTTATACCGTAAATCAAATAATTTCACTGGTAGACCGACAGCAAGGTGGAGGTGAGTTGTACCAGTCAGCTGGGTTGAAGTTTGAAACTTTGTTTTCGATTCAAGAAGTTCAGGAACGCTACCAACAACTTGCGAAATAA
- a CDS encoding type II toxin-antitoxin system HicB family antitoxin has translation MKISREKISADTGIMMGKENLVPVLMNLLAVTSFNRLSLHILVEQAQSGLFIASVPELPNCTAKAENRSDVIAAVQEQIKARLANIEVLTLEVANNPWTDFIGMFEGDEEFADLSQELRTERELDINSTV, from the coding sequence ATGAAAATATCAAGGGAAAAAATTTCGGCTGACACAGGCATTATGATGGGGAAGGAGAACCTAGTACCAGTACTTATGAATCTTCTAGCCGTCACAAGTTTTAATAGGCTGTCTCTTCATATTCTGGTTGAACAGGCTCAGTCGGGACTTTTTATCGCATCAGTTCCAGAGTTACCTAATTGTACAGCTAAAGCTGAAAACCGTTCAGATGTGATCGCAGCCGTACAGGAGCAAATTAAAGCTAGACTGGCAAATATTGAGGTGCTGACCCTAGAAGTGGCAAATAATCCCTGGACAGATTTTATTGGGATGTTTGAGGGAGATGAAGAGTTTGCGGATCTGTCTCAGGAACTGCGTACTGAGCGCGAGTTAGATATAAATAGCACTGTATGA
- a CDS encoding IS982 family transposase, which translates to MLNEIISIYAIIDDLLKAIGHNEDCRREMNDAEIITTAITSAMFFNGNHSKACTYMKEHKLISNMLEKSRFNRRLHSVSMLINDLFHQVGMALKEISDSTEYLLDSFPVPICDNIRIFNVKIIQSAQYRGYIASKKRYFYGVRVQLLTTKNGIPVEFVFMPGSANDVRALNALPLNLPPGSEIYGDSAYTDYTIEDDLEQTSHISLKVMRKKNSKRQDQPWNQYIKQHTRHYIETVFSSITCVFPKSIHAVTYQGFLLKLQAFIFSFTLQQAFIE; encoded by the coding sequence ATGCTAAACGAAATAATTTCCATATATGCTATCATAGACGACCTGTTAAAGGCGATTGGGCATAATGAAGATTGTCGTCGAGAGATGAATGACGCAGAAATTATTACAACGGCAATAACATCGGCGATGTTCTTTAATGGTAATCATAGTAAGGCTTGTACCTATATGAAAGAACATAAGTTGATATCTAATATGTTAGAAAAGTCACGATTTAACCGGAGATTACACAGTGTCTCAATGTTAATCAACGACTTGTTTCATCAAGTGGGAATGGCACTGAAGGAAATTAGTGATTCCACTGAATATCTTTTAGACTCGTTCCCAGTGCCCATCTGCGATAACATCCGTATCTTTAATGTAAAAATAATACAGTCGGCGCAGTATAGAGGTTACATCGCATCGAAAAAACGATATTTTTACGGGGTTCGAGTTCAGTTATTAACAACCAAAAATGGTATTCCTGTCGAATTTGTGTTTATGCCTGGTAGTGCCAACGATGTACGTGCTTTAAATGCCTTACCCTTGAATCTACCACCTGGTAGTGAAATTTATGGTGATTCAGCTTACACCGACTACACGATTGAGGATGACTTGGAACAAACAAGTCACATTTCTTTAAAAGTCATGAGGAAAAAGAACTCCAAGCGTCAAGACCAGCCTTGGAATCAATATATTAAACAACATACTCGGCATTATATCGAAACTGTGTTTAGTAGTATCACTTGTGTTTTTCCAAAATCAATACATGCAGTCACTTATCAAGGGTTTTTACTTAAGCTACAAGCATTCATTTTTTCTTTTACTCTTCAACAAGCTTTTATTGAATAA
- the argF gene encoding ornithine carbamoyltransferase yields the protein MAALLGRDLLSLADISPTELQELLQLATQLKSQQLKLQCNKVLGLLFSKASTRTRVSFTVAMYQLGGQVIDLNPNVTQVSRGEPLQDTARVLERYLDILAIRTFAQQDLETFAHYAKIPVINALTDAEHPCQVLADLLTIQETFNSLAGLTLTYVGDGNNMANSLMLGCALVGMNVRIATPSGYEPDSKIVEQARAIANNKTEVLVTHDPELAAKGSAVLYTDVWASMGQEAEADNRMPIFQPYQISEQLLSLAQPEAIVLHCLPAHRGEEITEAVIEGSQSRVWEQAENRLHAQKALLASILGAE from the coding sequence ATGGCAGCATTGCTCGGACGAGATTTATTAAGTCTAGCGGACATCAGTCCTACGGAACTTCAAGAACTCCTGCAATTGGCAACTCAACTTAAATCACAACAGTTGAAGTTGCAATGTAATAAAGTTTTGGGGTTGTTGTTCTCCAAAGCTTCTACTCGCACGCGGGTAAGTTTTACTGTGGCGATGTACCAACTGGGTGGACAGGTTATTGATCTCAACCCTAATGTCACTCAAGTTAGTCGCGGGGAACCTTTGCAGGATACGGCGCGGGTGTTAGAACGATATCTGGATATTTTGGCAATTCGCACTTTTGCACAGCAAGATTTAGAAACTTTTGCTCACTATGCCAAGATTCCGGTAATTAATGCGCTTACCGATGCAGAACATCCTTGTCAGGTATTAGCCGATTTATTGACGATTCAAGAAACCTTTAACAGCCTTGCTGGGTTAACTTTAACCTACGTGGGTGATGGAAATAATATGGCTAATTCTCTGATGTTGGGCTGTGCTTTGGTAGGGATGAATGTCAGAATTGCTACCCCTAGCGGATATGAGCCAGATTCTAAGATTGTAGAACAAGCAAGAGCGATCGCTAACAACAAAACGGAAGTCCTCGTCACTCATGATCCAGAATTAGCAGCTAAGGGTTCTGCTGTACTTTATACTGATGTTTGGGCGAGTATGGGGCAAGAAGCAGAGGCAGACAATCGAATGCCAATTTTCCAGCCTTATCAAATTTCGGAGCAGTTATTGAGCCTTGCACAACCAGAGGCAATTGTTTTACACTGCTTACCAGCCCATCGTGGTGAAGAAATTACCGAAGCTGTTATTGAAGGTTCTCAATCACGAGTTTGGGAACAGGCGGAAAATCGCTTGCACGCTCAAAAAGCTTTGCTTGCGAGTATTTTAGGGGCAGAATGA
- the lexA gene encoding transcriptional repressor LexA: MERLTEAQQELYEWLAEYIRSHQHSPSIRQMMQAMNLKSPAPIQSRLEHLRTKGYIEWTEGQARTIRILRPVKQGVPILGTIAAGGLIEPFTDAVDHLDFSNFDLPPQTYALRVAGDSMIEDLITDGDVVFLRPVAEPNHLKNGTIVAARVDGFGTTLKRFYRQGDRVTLKPANPKYNPIEVMAQQVQVQGSLIGVWRGYN, encoded by the coding sequence ATGGAACGTTTAACAGAAGCTCAACAAGAACTTTACGAATGGTTGGCAGAATACATCCGATCGCACCAGCATTCGCCTTCAATTCGGCAAATGATGCAAGCGATGAACTTGAAGTCACCAGCACCAATTCAAAGCCGTTTAGAACATTTACGGACTAAAGGATATATAGAATGGACTGAAGGACAAGCGCGAACGATTCGGATTTTGCGTCCTGTGAAGCAAGGTGTACCAATTTTGGGGACGATCGCTGCTGGTGGTTTAATAGAACCGTTTACTGATGCTGTAGATCATTTAGACTTTTCTAATTTCGATTTACCTCCCCAAACTTATGCTTTGCGGGTAGCTGGCGATAGCATGATTGAAGATTTAATTACTGATGGCGATGTGGTATTTCTGCGTCCAGTAGCAGAACCAAATCATTTAAAAAATGGTACTATCGTTGCCGCCAGAGTCGATGGATTTGGTACCACATTAAAACGTTTTTATCGCCAAGGCGATCGCGTTACTCTCAAACCAGCAAATCCTAAGTACAATCCCATTGAAGTCATGGCTCAACAAGTACAGGTGCAAGGTTCTCTCATTGGTGTTTGGCGTGGTTACAACTGA
- a CDS encoding DNA phosphorothioation system restriction enzyme gives MPPSLQLRQYQRQAIASWFTNNGRGTLKMATGSGKTITALAIACELYQQINLQVLVVVCPYRHLVTQWARECEKFNLQPILAFENLRTWQSQLSTQIYNLRSGSQRFVTVITTNSTLIGDGFQSQLKYFPAKTLIIGDEAHNLGAPKLEESLPRSVGLRLALSATPERYFDDFGTQSLFDYFGPVLQPEFTLRDAIAQGALVHYLYYPVLVELTEAESIAYLKLTKRIGRSLLYRDRENGEVGFEDNEDLKPLLMQRARLIGAAKNKLTALHELMTTRRETSHTLFYCSDGSQEAGQRSSLRQLKAVAKILGVDLGYKVSTYTAQTTLQEREILRHQFESGELQGLVAIRCLDEGVDIPAIKTAVILSSSGNPRQFIQRRGRVLRPHPAKERATIFDMIVLPPDLDRETIEVERNLLKKELRRFVEFADLADNAGEARMKLLDLQKRYGLLDI, from the coding sequence ATGCCTCCGTCTCTGCAATTGCGGCAATATCAGCGCCAAGCGATCGCTAGCTGGTTTACCAACAATGGCAGAGGGACGCTGAAAATGGCTACTGGTAGTGGTAAAACGATTACCGCACTAGCGATCGCTTGTGAATTGTATCAGCAGATTAATTTACAAGTTTTGGTGGTGGTATGTCCCTACCGCCATCTTGTTACCCAATGGGCGCGAGAATGCGAAAAATTTAATTTGCAACCCATTTTAGCCTTTGAGAATTTACGCACTTGGCAAAGTCAACTTTCTACCCAAATTTATAATCTGCGTTCTGGTTCTCAACGATTTGTCACGGTGATTACTACGAACTCCACTTTAATTGGAGATGGGTTTCAGTCTCAACTCAAATATTTTCCCGCCAAAACTTTAATTATTGGGGATGAGGCGCATAATCTAGGCGCACCCAAGTTAGAGGAAAGTTTACCGCGTAGCGTTGGGTTGAGACTAGCTTTATCTGCCACACCGGAAAGATATTTTGATGATTTTGGTACGCAATCTCTATTTGATTATTTTGGCCCAGTTCTCCAACCAGAGTTTACATTGAGGGATGCGATCGCTCAAGGTGCTTTGGTACATTATCTCTATTATCCGGTGTTGGTAGAGTTAACTGAAGCAGAAAGTATTGCCTATTTAAAGTTAACTAAAAGAATTGGGCGATCGCTACTTTATCGAGATCGAGAAAATGGCGAAGTAGGATTTGAAGACAATGAAGACTTAAAGCCGTTGTTGATGCAAAGAGCAAGATTAATTGGTGCAGCAAAAAATAAATTAACCGCCTTGCATGAATTAATGACAACTCGCCGCGAAACTAGCCACACACTTTTTTATTGTAGTGATGGTTCCCAAGAAGCGGGACAACGTTCATCTCTACGCCAACTTAAAGCTGTTGCTAAAATTCTGGGTGTGGATTTGGGGTATAAGGTAAGTACCTATACCGCTCAAACAACTTTACAAGAAAGGGAAATATTGCGCCATCAATTTGAAAGTGGAGAGTTGCAGGGTTTGGTGGCAATTCGTTGTTTAGATGAAGGTGTTGATATTCCGGCAATTAAAACTGCGGTGATTTTGTCAAGTTCTGGTAATCCCCGCCAGTTTATTCAGCGACGGGGGCGAGTTTTACGTCCTCATCCTGCTAAAGAACGCGCAACAATATTTGACATGATTGTTTTACCGCCAGATTTGGATAGAGAAACGATAGAAGTTGAGCGTAATTTGTTGAAAAAGGAATTACGGCGTTTTGTGGAATTTGCTGATTTGGCTGATAACGCTGGTGAAGCAAGAATGAAGTTACTTGATTTACAAAAGCGATATGGTTTATTAGATATTTGA
- a CDS encoding AAA family ATPase — translation MKLTSIKLCNFRSFYGTTPEMIIAGGDAQNTTIIHGNNGSGKTSLLNAFTWVLYDKFSAAFASIEQLVNKRAIAETQKGQAVECWVEIGWEHEGKRYRVKRACRGYKNEGDFDAGKTQLTMWVGADDGKWNIPTQQPDDIINQILPATLHQYFFFDGERIEEIVRSDKKAEIAEATKIFLGVEVINRSIRHLGDAKKTLENELKAIGDSETKQLLRQQEKIERERERITKRQIEIREELEYQQTFKKETSNRLRELSAAKELQERWQDLELQKAANQEEYKKNKEALKKVISARGYTVLLSETTSQFREIINDLKQRGELKSGISREFVNDLLNSQRCICGAELHAGNHSHSHVSTWLNKAGSSAVEETAIRMSAQVDEIDKQAIGFWEEVDREQSRTNQLRQSISQIEGDLDNIQERLRKDANEEISSLQKRLDEIESKIDELNREQGANQQQIAQLTTEIEGLNKQIAKQKLNEDKQTLAQRRINATQDAIERLTEVRNRQEQQFRLQLEKRVQEIFMDISVTPYIPRISEKYELTLVENTTGVEAPVAASTGENQILSLSFIASIIDKVREWSEKRKMMMIPDSSTFPIVMDSPFGSLDENSRRHIAKTIPQLANQLIVLVTKTQWRGEVEAEMTERIGKEYVLTYYSSKPDCEQDYIKLGDERYPLVKQSPNEFEYTEIIAVERNR, via the coding sequence ATGAAGCTGACTTCAATCAAGCTCTGCAACTTTCGCTCCTTTTATGGTACGACACCAGAGATGATCATCGCTGGTGGAGATGCTCAAAACACGACAATCATTCATGGTAATAATGGTTCTGGTAAAACTAGCTTGCTGAATGCCTTTACGTGGGTATTGTATGATAAATTTAGTGCGGCATTTGCATCGATAGAGCAGTTAGTGAATAAGCGTGCGATCGCAGAAACTCAAAAAGGTCAAGCTGTAGAATGTTGGGTAGAGATTGGCTGGGAACATGAAGGTAAACGCTATCGAGTTAAACGCGCCTGTCGGGGTTATAAAAACGAAGGAGATTTTGACGCTGGCAAAACTCAATTAACTATGTGGGTTGGTGCGGATGATGGCAAATGGAATATACCAACTCAGCAGCCAGACGATATAATTAATCAAATTTTACCCGCTACTTTACATCAATATTTTTTCTTTGACGGCGAGCGAATTGAAGAAATAGTCCGTTCTGATAAAAAAGCTGAAATTGCTGAAGCTACAAAAATCTTCTTGGGTGTGGAAGTAATCAACCGTTCTATTAGACATTTGGGAGATGCTAAAAAAACTCTAGAAAATGAGTTAAAAGCTATTGGTGATTCTGAAACTAAGCAACTATTACGACAGCAAGAAAAGATAGAACGCGAACGTGAACGCATTACCAAACGGCAAATTGAAATTAGAGAAGAGTTAGAATATCAACAAACCTTCAAAAAAGAGACAAGTAACCGTTTGCGAGAACTGAGTGCTGCTAAGGAATTGCAAGAAAGATGGCAGGATTTAGAATTACAGAAAGCAGCAAATCAAGAAGAATATAAAAAAAACAAAGAAGCGCTTAAAAAAGTTATTTCCGCGCGGGGTTATACCGTTTTACTGTCAGAAACTACATCCCAGTTCCGAGAAATTATAAATGATTTGAAGCAGAGAGGCGAGTTAAAATCAGGAATTTCACGAGAATTTGTGAATGATTTACTCAATTCTCAGCGCTGTATTTGTGGCGCAGAATTACACGCAGGTAATCATTCTCATAGTCATGTGAGTACCTGGTTAAATAAAGCCGGTTCTTCGGCGGTGGAAGAAACTGCAATTCGCATGAGCGCACAAGTAGATGAAATTGATAAGCAAGCCATAGGTTTTTGGGAAGAAGTTGATAGAGAACAATCCAGAACTAATCAATTAAGGCAAAGCATATCTCAAATTGAAGGAGACTTAGACAATATTCAAGAACGGTTGCGAAAAGATGCTAATGAAGAAATTAGCAGTTTACAAAAACGCTTAGATGAAATAGAAAGTAAAATTGATGAGTTAAATCGAGAACAGGGTGCAAATCAGCAGCAAATTGCTCAACTCACAACTGAGATTGAAGGTTTGAATAAACAAATTGCAAAGCAAAAGCTGAATGAAGACAAGCAAACTTTAGCACAGCGACGAATTAACGCCACTCAAGATGCAATCGAACGGTTAACAGAAGTTAGAAATCGTCAAGAACAACAATTTCGCCTGCAACTAGAAAAGCGAGTACAAGAAATATTCATGGATATTTCTGTAACTCCATACATTCCTAGAATTAGTGAAAAATATGAACTGACATTAGTAGAAAATACTACAGGTGTGGAAGCTCCAGTTGCAGCATCCACGGGGGAGAATCAAATTCTCAGTTTATCCTTTATTGCCAGCATCATTGACAAAGTAAGGGAATGGAGTGAGAAGCGGAAAATGATGATGATTCCCGATAGTAGCACTTTCCCAATTGTAATGGATTCACCCTTTGGTAGTTTGGATGAGAATTCGCGGCGACACATTGCGAAGACAATTCCCCAATTAGCGAATCAGTTGATAGTTTTAGTTACTAAAACTCAGTGGCGGGGTGAAGTTGAAGCAGAGATGACAGAAAGAATTGGGAAAGAATATGTGCTTACGTATTATTCTTCTAAGCCTGATTGCGAACAAGATTATATTAAGTTGGGTGACGAAAGATATCCTTTAGTGAAACAAAGTCCGAATGAGTTTGAGTATACGGAAATTATCGCAGTTGAACGGAATAGGTAA
- a CDS encoding Uma2 family endonuclease → MVASPDKNYMSPQKYLEWEERQEIKYEYIDGEVFAMTGGTLPHTTIALNLASALKIHLRGSECLPFMADAKVGVSEKGPFHYPDVVVSCDERDKQAIQFLQYPCLIVEVLSPSTEAYDRGTKFTRYRRIQTLQEYVLIDAEKIGLDCFRLNDRGLWELHPYEAEDEVYLTSVNFRFPISLVYENVQFPI, encoded by the coding sequence ATGGTTGCGAGTCCAGACAAAAATTATATGTCTCCCCAAAAATATCTGGAATGGGAAGAACGCCAAGAAATTAAATATGAATATATTGATGGTGAAGTTTTCGCCATGACTGGGGGTACTCTTCCTCATACAACTATTGCTTTAAACTTAGCTTCAGCGTTAAAAATTCATCTAAGGGGAAGTGAGTGTCTTCCCTTTATGGCGGATGCGAAAGTAGGTGTATCTGAGAAGGGGCCTTTTCATTATCCTGATGTTGTGGTGAGTTGCGATGAACGGGACAAACAAGCTATTCAATTTCTGCAATATCCTTGTTTAATTGTTGAAGTTCTGTCCCCAAGTACGGAAGCTTACGATAGAGGTACAAAATTTACGCGGTATCGTCGCATTCAGACTTTGCAAGAATACGTCCTCATTGATGCTGAAAAAATTGGTTTAGATTGCTTCCGATTAAATGATAGAGGACTCTGGGAGTTACATCCTTACGAAGCAGAGGATGAGGTTTATTTAACCAGCGTTAATTTCCGCTTTCCGATATCTTTGGTGTATGAAAATGTTCAGTTTCCTATTTAA
- a CDS encoding Uma2 family endonuclease: MSIKTEATIEDLYHLPDNCKAEIVNGKLVLMSPTGFLPGRASGEIYASLRDYERLTKSGYALPDNVGFIVNLPNRRSLSPDAAFYTGKPTGGKFVNGAPIFAAEVRSENDYGDKAEKDMAAKRRDYFASGTLVVWDVDVLKEEVIRVYRASNPEEPEVYRRGEVAEAEPAVPGWTMLVDNLFV, from the coding sequence ATGAGTATTAAAACTGAAGCAACTATTGAAGATTTGTACCACTTACCTGACAATTGTAAAGCAGAGATTGTCAATGGAAAATTGGTGCTAATGTCTCCAACTGGATTTTTGCCAGGACGTGCAAGTGGTGAAATTTATGCAAGTCTACGGGATTATGAACGTCTGACAAAAAGTGGTTACGCTTTGCCTGATAATGTCGGTTTTATTGTCAATCTCCCTAATCGTCGTTCTTTAAGTCCTGATGCTGCGTTTTATACTGGCAAACCTACAGGTGGGAAGTTTGTTAATGGTGCGCCTATATTTGCTGCTGAGGTAAGAAGCGAAAATGATTACGGTGATAAAGCTGAGAAAGACATGGCTGCTAAACGCCGTGATTATTTTGCATCTGGTACTTTGGTAGTTTGGGATGTAGATGTACTTAAAGAGGAAGTTATTAGAGTATATCGTGCTAGTAATCCTGAAGAACCGGAAGTGTATCGCCGTGGGGAGGTGGCTGAAGCTGAACCCGCAGTACCAGGATGGACTATGTTGGTGGATAATTTGTTTGTTTAG